A DNA window from Vigna angularis cultivar LongXiaoDou No.4 chromosome 1, ASM1680809v1, whole genome shotgun sequence contains the following coding sequences:
- the LOC108323518 gene encoding omega-6 fatty acid desaturase, chloroplastic, which produces MACTLADSLLLFKGSFQKPLCRRDITAHYSPGIFSLNSDGLIRKGFRRQRSFVTRNKVTFIRAVAVPVQQPAPVEDVEYRKQLAEDYGFRQIGEPLPADVTLKDVISSLPKEVFEIDDVKAWKSVLISITSYALGIFMISKAPWYLLPLAWAWTGTAVTGFFVIGHDCAHKSFSSNKLIEDIVGTLAFMLLIYPYEPWRFKHDKHHAKTNMLLEDTAWQPVAKDEFESSPLLRKAIIYGYGPFRCWMSIAHWLMWHFDLKKFRPSEVNRVKISLACVFSFIAIGWPLIIYKTGIMGWIKFWLMPWLGYHFWMSTFTMVHHTAPHIPFRNTEEWNAAQAQLNGTVHCDYPKWIEILCHDINVHIPHHISPRIPSYNLRAAHKSIEENWGKYLNEASWNWRLMKTIMTVCHVYDKEQNYVAFDELAPEDSRPITFLKESMPDYA; this is translated from the exons ATGGCCTGCACTCTCGCTGATTCATTACTCCTATTCAAG GGCTCTTTTCAGAAACCACTTTGCAGGAGAGACATTACTGCTCACTACTCTCCAG GAATATTTAGTTTAAACAGTGATGGGCTTATCCGGAAAGGGTTCAGGCGTCAAAGGAGTTTTGTTACTAGGAATAAGGTTACTTTCATACGTGCTGTGGCAGTTCCAGTACAACAACCTGCTCCTGTGGAAGATGTGGAGTATAGAAAACAGCTAGCTGAAGACTACGGTTTCAGGCAAATTGGAGAGCCGCTTCCAGCTGATGTTACTTTAAAGGATGTCATCAGTTCCCTTCCTAAAGAG GTCTTTGAGATTGATGATGTGAAAGCATGGAAATCTGTTTTGATATCTATCACTTCTTATGCATTGGGGATCTTCATGATTTCCAAAGCTCCCTGGTATCTTCTTCCTCTCGCTTGGGCATGGACTGGGACTGCAGTAACTGGg TTCTTTGTTATAGGACATGATTGTGCTCACAAATCATTTTCATCCAACAAATTGATAGAAGACATTGTTGGGACCCTGGCTTTTATGCTACTGATTTATCCATATGAGCCATGGCGATTTAAGCATGACAAACATCATGCAAAAACAAACAT GCTGTTGGAAGATACTGCTTGGCAGCCTGTTGCGAAGGACGAGTTTGAATCTTCTCCCCTTTTGAGGAAAGCAATAATATATGGATATGGTCCATTTCGATGTTGGATGTCTATAGCTCACTG GTTGATGTGGCACTTTGATTTGAAGAAGTTCAGACCAAGTGAAGTAAACAGGGTGAAGATAAGTTTAGCGTGTGTGTTTTCCTTTATAGCAATTGGGTGGCCATTAATCATTTACAAGACAGGAATCATGGGATGGATAAAATTCTGGTTGATGCCATGGTTGGGCTATCACTTCTGG ATGAGTACGTTTACCATGGTACATCATACTGCGCCGCATATTCCATTCAGAAACACAGAAGAGTGGAATGCTGCACAAGCACAGCTTAATGGAACTGTTCATTGTGATTACCCTAAATG GATCGAGATCCTATGTCATGATATTAATGTCCATATTCCACACCACATATCCCCGAGGATACCAAGCTATAATTTAAGAGCAGCCCATAAGTCCATCGAAGAAAATTGGGGAAAG TATCTGAATGAGGCTAGTTGGAATTGGAGATTGATGAAGACAATCATGACAGTGTGTCATGTGTACGATAAAGAGCAAAATTATGTTGCCTTCGACGAACTCGCCCCTGAAGATTCTCGTCCAATTACATTTTTGAAGGAAAGCATGCCTGATTATGCTTAG
- the LOC108320074 gene encoding BTB/POZ domain-containing protein At2g24240 gives MGVQKDRMKFNVGGRVMETTATTLANAGRNSMFGAMFDDNWNLILSSNKESERFIDRNPDCFEILLDLLRTGELYIPPNIPEKLLYREALYYGVLDHVRAAKWGPFDGNRLRLSCSLQGQAPGDGTAIRAGPDGGCCVAHGSMVHVYDWMLDEHPPLNLDYQRVNDVGWVDSDNIVIGVSERLGRGDGGMGLFNSHNGELRYKFQVCHENQLKSYTAGALSFSSDYKIFSSCKGRSNEYGVGVWDQVTGKQIDFFYEPLGWSLGDADKLQWLEGNNCLLVATMFPRKDNCYISLLDFREKKMVWCWSDVGATFAVDEKRVRDAIAMEDNNSICVVNEFEDLGFMDFRSSAATSIRWSSRSRLMKGKMPEEPCYPKLALHGGQLFSSMNDCISVFCGPEWVLTSRLRRSYGGSICDFSIGGDRLFALHSEENVFDIWETPTPPLV, from the coding sequence ATGGGGGTTCAGAAAGACAGGATGAAATTCAACGTGGGTGGCAGGGTGATGGAAACAACCGCAACAACCCTGGCCAATGCAGGGCGCAATTCGATGTTCGGTGCAATGTTCGACGACAATTGGAACCTGATACTATCATCAAACAAGGAGAGCGAGAGATTCATCGATCGCAACCCGGATTGCTTCGAGATTCTCCTCGATCTGCTCCGAACCGGGGAACTCTACATCCCACCCAACATCCCGGAGAAGCTCCTCTACAGGGAGGCCCTCTACTACGGCGTCTTGGACCACGTACGCGCCGCCAAGTGGGGCCCATTCGACGGCAACAGGTTAAGGTTGTCGTGTTCTCTGCAGGGCCAGGCCCCGGGTGACGGAACGGCCATTCGGGCAGGTCCTGATGGTGGCTGTTGCGTTGCGCATGGCAGCATGGTTCATGTGTATGATTGGATGTTGGATGAACACCCTCCTCTTAACCTCGACTACCAGAGGGTTAATGATGTTGGGTGGGTTGACTCCGACAACATTGTCATCGGAGTGAGCGAACGCCTTGGGAGGGGTGATGGGGGGATGGGGCTGTTCAATTCTCACAACGGGGAGCTTAGGTATAAGTTTCAGGTTTGTCATGAGAATCAGCTGAAGAGTTACACTGCAGGAGCCTTGAGTTTTAGTTCAGATTACAAGATATTTTCTAGTTGTAAGGGGAGGAGTAATGAGTATGGGGTAGGGGTTTGGGACCAGGTTACTGGGAAGCAGATTGATTTTTTCTACGAGCCTTTGGGGTGGTCTCTTGGGGATGCTGATAAGCTTCAGTGGTTGGAAGGGAATAATTGTTTGTTGGTGGCTACGATGTTTCCTAGGAAGGACAACTGTTACATTAGTCTTTTGGATTTCAGGGAGAAGAAGATGGTGTGGTGTTGGTCTGATGTGGGGGCTACTTTTGCCGTGGATGAGAAACGGGTGAGGGATGCTATTGCCATGGAGGATAATAATTCCATCTGTGTGGTGAATGAGTTTGAGGATTTGGGGTTCATGGATTTCAGAAGTTCTGCTGCCACGAGCATTAGGTGGAGTTCCAGAAGTAGGCTGATGAAGGGGAAGATGCCGGAGGAACCGTGCTACCCCAAACTGGCACTGCATGGGGGTCAGCTTTTTTCCTCTATGAATGATTGCATTTCGGTGTTCTGTGGCCCTGAATGGGTTTTGACCTCTAGGCTCAGACGAAGCTATGGGGGTTCAATATGTGACTTTTCTATTGGAGGGGACAGGCTTTTTGCGCTTCATAGTGAGgagaatgtgtttgatatttggGAGACTCCAACACCACCACTTGTATGA